The following are encoded together in the Aerococcus mictus genome:
- a CDS encoding ABC transporter permease gives MFLAYKEIMHSKARYLLITGLLFLIAYLVFFLTGLSYGLAQDNRLAVDAWSADQIVLASDSNHILGKSNFEADLANEITADQKALFSEMPGVVKLNEEGEKINVALFGIQGDEFLKPDIVAGKMFDAPGQGVVDISMKNQYGLEIGDSLQVANMDHPIIVVGFTKNQRFSVAPVVFTSLEDLKEIRYSGLGQLPEKDFINAVVVRGQANHVPEELETISIEDFIQDIPGYRAQVVTFNFMIGFLIVIAAVVVGIFIYVLTMQKAPIFGVMKAQGIATSYIAKSVLGQSFLLASLGVVFALLATLASAYLLPAAVPFALTWEYFLLVGILIIIAAVMAALFSVRAIAKVDPLEAMA, from the coding sequence ATGTTTTTAGCCTATAAAGAAATTATGCATAGTAAGGCTCGTTACTTATTAATTACGGGACTTTTGTTTTTAATTGCTTACTTGGTTTTCTTTTTAACGGGATTGTCATATGGGCTGGCCCAGGATAATCGTCTAGCCGTAGATGCTTGGTCAGCTGATCAAATTGTACTAGCCAGTGATAGTAACCATATTTTAGGCAAATCGAATTTTGAAGCAGATTTAGCCAATGAAATTACTGCCGACCAAAAGGCACTCTTTTCGGAAATGCCGGGAGTGGTTAAATTGAATGAGGAGGGTGAGAAGATTAATGTTGCCTTATTTGGGATCCAAGGGGATGAGTTTCTCAAACCAGATATTGTTGCTGGAAAGATGTTTGATGCTCCCGGCCAAGGGGTAGTTGATATCAGCATGAAGAACCAATATGGTTTGGAAATAGGTGATAGTCTGCAAGTGGCCAATATGGACCACCCTATTATAGTGGTTGGCTTTACTAAAAATCAACGCTTTTCCGTGGCGCCAGTTGTTTTTACCAGCTTAGAAGACCTTAAAGAAATTCGCTACAGTGGTCTAGGACAACTACCGGAGAAAGATTTTATTAATGCCGTCGTGGTCCGTGGCCAAGCCAACCATGTTCCTGAGGAATTGGAGACCATAAGTATTGAAGACTTTATCCAAGATATTCCTGGTTACCGGGCTCAGGTAGTGACCTTTAACTTTATGATTGGTTTTCTGATTGTGATTGCAGCTGTGGTGGTTGGCATATTTATCTATGTTCTAACCATGCAAAAGGCGCCGATCTTTGGCGTTATGAAGGCCCAAGGCATAGCCACCAGCTATATTGCTAAGTCGGTTCTTGGCCAAAGTTTCCTCTTAGCCAGTCTTGGGGTAGTTTTTGCCTTGCTGGCAACTTTGGCTTCTGCTTATTTACTGCCAGCAGCGGTGCCCTTTGCTTTAACTTGGGAGTATTTCCTCCTAGTAGGCATTTTAATCATCATTGCAGCGGTTATGGCGGCTTTATTCTCGGTCAGAGCCATTGCCAAGGTTGACCCCCTCGAAGCCATGGCCTAA
- a CDS encoding folate family ECF transporter S component, with amino-acid sequence MFRKWLPLDVASSRVITGMGLLMALNLLLNQFRLVLGPTLEISFAFIPLAIMGAFYGPIYAGIGAGLCDVIGFVLSPSGFFFPGFTFNAVLAGLIYGFVLFRQGYNLKRILIAKVLTTVLISLFLTPLWLNMMYQSGLFAWARIIRTAVLFPVDLFLLIIIFKMIERSRAVKNMRSQSAH; translated from the coding sequence ATGTTTAGAAAATGGTTACCTTTAGATGTCGCCTCATCACGGGTGATTACGGGTATGGGTTTATTGATGGCTTTAAACCTCTTACTCAACCAATTCCGTTTAGTTCTAGGACCAACCCTAGAAATCAGTTTTGCCTTTATACCATTAGCTATTATGGGGGCTTTTTACGGACCTATCTATGCTGGAATTGGCGCCGGTTTATGTGATGTGATTGGTTTTGTTCTGAGTCCAAGTGGCTTCTTCTTTCCTGGCTTTACCTTTAATGCGGTCTTAGCCGGTTTGATTTATGGCTTTGTTCTTTTCCGTCAAGGCTATAACTTGAAACGAATTCTCATTGCTAAAGTATTAACTACGGTGTTGATTTCATTATTCTTAACGCCTTTATGGCTCAATATGATGTACCAGTCCGGTTTATTTGCCTGGGCAAGAATCATTCGTACAGCTGTCCTATTTCCAGTAGACCTATTTCTTCTAATTATTATTTTCAAGATGATCGAAAGAAGTCGGGCCGTCAAGAATATGCGCAGCCAAAGTGCTCATTAA
- a CDS encoding ABC transporter ATP-binding protein, with product MKAIELINVSKSFQDGDQIIEALKPTNFSVSDGEFVAIVGPSGSGKSTFLTLSGGLQSPSQGEVRVNGQAFSSLKEKDRAKRRFQEIGFILQASNLIPYLTVKDQLRLVDKIQGHSQAAYAQALFQELGVDHLLNKYPADLSGGERQRVAIARALYPDPTIILADEPTASLDSQRAFEVVNILARESKEKNKAIIMVTHDTRLIKQCDRVFEMRDGVLEESH from the coding sequence ATGAAAGCAATCGAATTAATAAATGTCTCTAAATCCTTTCAAGACGGCGATCAAATAATAGAGGCTTTAAAGCCGACTAATTTTTCCGTGAGTGACGGAGAATTTGTCGCCATTGTTGGTCCCTCAGGTTCAGGAAAGTCGACCTTCCTCACCCTGAGTGGCGGTTTACAAAGTCCAAGTCAGGGTGAGGTTAGGGTCAATGGCCAGGCCTTTTCCAGTTTAAAGGAAAAAGACAGGGCGAAGCGCCGTTTCCAAGAAATTGGCTTTATCTTACAAGCTTCTAACTTAATTCCCTATTTAACGGTTAAAGATCAATTACGCTTAGTCGATAAAATCCAAGGCCACAGTCAAGCAGCCTATGCCCAAGCCCTCTTCCAAGAATTGGGAGTAGACCACTTATTAAACAAGTACCCAGCAGACTTGTCAGGCGGGGAGCGACAAAGGGTAGCTATCGCGCGGGCCCTCTATCCCGACCCTACTATCATCCTGGCTGATGAACCGACTGCTTCTTTAGATAGTCAAAGGGCTTTTGAAGTGGTTAATATATTGGCTAGAGAGAGTAAGGAGAAGAATAAGGCCATCATTATGGTTACCCATGATACTCGCTTAATCAAACAGTGTGACCGGGTTTTTGAAATGCGTGATGGTGTCCTGGAGGAAAGTCATTAA
- a CDS encoding LacI family DNA-binding transcriptional regulator → MATMNDVAKLAGVSRGTVSNYINGVKVKEASQIKIQEAIEQLNYVPNNNARALKLNRTNIIAFILPNTLSPFFSELTYYVQQEIESYGYKMLLCNSNNEITKEIDYIKMVKEQKAAGIITISYSKLPLALIEHIPMVSIEKQISSEIPCVTSDNYQGGYLAIEELVRRGAEKILIVTRTTENSRINYGQRAKGAVQACIDKEIDYELFSSNKHEKDFLKDLLIYTKNTFRKKYDYDGIFTVSDNYADYMNNILQEQSIKVPDDIQIVGFDGSKMYQNQKRIISSIRQPVIDIARESVDIMMNVVEQSQYDKDRRHLVTLPVKFVEGKTTRSLDK, encoded by the coding sequence ATGGCAACAATGAATGATGTAGCGAAGTTAGCAGGAGTTTCGCGGGGAACTGTTTCAAATTATATAAATGGCGTAAAAGTTAAAGAAGCTTCGCAAATTAAAATACAAGAAGCAATTGAACAATTAAATTATGTCCCTAATAATAATGCCAGAGCGTTAAAATTAAACCGAACGAATATAATAGCTTTTATATTGCCAAATACTTTATCACCTTTTTTTTCAGAATTAACTTATTATGTTCAACAAGAAATAGAGTCTTATGGATATAAAATGCTCTTATGTAATTCAAATAATGAAATTACTAAAGAAATTGACTATATAAAAATGGTTAAAGAGCAAAAGGCAGCTGGAATTATTACTATTTCTTATAGTAAACTTCCTTTAGCACTGATTGAACATATTCCAATGGTATCGATAGAAAAGCAAATTAGCTCAGAAATCCCTTGTGTCACTTCAGATAATTATCAAGGAGGTTATTTAGCTATCGAAGAACTTGTTAGACGTGGAGCAGAAAAAATATTGATAGTCACTCGAACTACCGAGAACTCACGTATTAACTATGGACAGAGAGCCAAAGGAGCGGTTCAAGCATGCATTGATAAGGAAATTGATTACGAGCTATTTAGCTCAAATAAGCATGAAAAAGACTTCCTTAAAGACCTCCTAATTTATACTAAAAATACCTTCAGAAAAAAATATGATTATGACGGTATATTCACCGTATCTGATAATTATGCTGATTATATGAACAATATATTGCAAGAACAATCGATTAAGGTCCCTGATGATATTCAAATTGTCGGCTTTGATGGGTCAAAAATGTATCAGAATCAGAAAAGAATTATTTCATCAATTAGACAACCAGTGATTGATATTGCTAGAGAATCGGTTGATATCATGATGAATGTAGTAGAACAGTCTCAATATGATAAAGATCGTCGACATTTAGTAACACTTCCAGTAAAATTTGTAGAAGGAAAAACAACTCGGAGTCTTGACAAGTAA
- a CDS encoding cation:proton antiporter, translating to MLLLSFAYIFILGLLVERLCQSLRIPSLVGYLFLGILLGPHALNLLDPTILDLSADLRQVALIIILTRAGLSLDIRGLIKVGRPALLMCFLPATFEMIATSLLAPSILGISQADALVLGAVLGAVSPAVVVPKMLKLIDEGYGTEKQIPQIILAGSSADDIYVLVLFSSFLAVAQGGSFQVTQLLTIPISIILGLLVGGLLGAGLNRLFDRFAFSTAKQLILLLSLSFVLVSVEKILPALPFSGILAVMAMGLMINRLDSEKAVDLGQYYNKLWIPGEILLFVLVGASVNITYAFQAGWQPVLLIGMVLIFRSLGVLLSLAKTHLSLKERLFSVIAYLPKATVQAAIGGVPLAMGLGSGEIILTVSVLAILITAPLGAFGIDLTYQKILQKEVK from the coding sequence ATGTTATTGTTAAGTTTTGCCTATATTTTTATTTTAGGTTTGTTAGTCGAACGACTGTGTCAGTCTTTACGTATTCCTAGCCTAGTGGGTTATCTCTTTTTAGGAATTTTACTAGGGCCCCATGCCTTAAATTTATTAGATCCCACTATCTTAGACTTGTCTGCGGATTTAAGGCAAGTGGCTTTGATTATTATCCTGACTCGAGCAGGCTTGTCCTTAGATATCCGTGGCCTGATTAAGGTGGGCAGGCCAGCACTCTTGATGTGTTTTTTACCGGCAACTTTTGAAATGATCGCTACCAGTCTCTTAGCACCTAGCATTTTAGGGATCAGCCAGGCCGATGCCCTAGTCCTGGGGGCGGTACTCGGAGCGGTTTCCCCAGCGGTTGTGGTACCTAAAATGTTAAAACTGATTGATGAAGGCTATGGGACAGAAAAGCAAATTCCGCAAATTATCCTAGCCGGGTCGTCAGCTGATGATATTTATGTCTTGGTTCTCTTTTCTTCCTTCCTAGCTGTTGCTCAAGGAGGAAGTTTCCAAGTGACTCAACTCCTGACTATCCCGATTTCCATTATTCTAGGCCTCTTAGTCGGTGGGCTTTTAGGTGCTGGCTTAAATCGCCTCTTTGATCGTTTTGCCTTTAGCACTGCCAAGCAGTTAATTTTACTCTTATCCCTATCCTTTGTCTTGGTATCGGTGGAGAAAATATTGCCAGCACTCCCATTCTCAGGAATATTAGCAGTGATGGCAATGGGACTGATGATCAATCGCCTGGACTCAGAAAAGGCGGTCGATCTCGGCCAATACTATAATAAATTATGGATCCCTGGTGAAATTCTGCTCTTTGTCTTAGTGGGCGCCTCTGTCAATATTACCTATGCCTTTCAAGCAGGCTGGCAACCGGTTCTTTTAATTGGTATGGTATTAATATTCCGGTCATTGGGTGTCTTATTATCCCTAGCCAAGACCCACCTAAGTCTTAAAGAACGCTTATTTTCAGTGATTGCCTACCTGCCTAAAGCAACTGTTCAGGCAGCCATTGGCGGGGTCCCCTTGGCGATGGGACTAGGATCTGGAGAAATTATTTTAACCGTTTCGGTCCTCGCTATCTTAATTACTGCCCCCTTAGGAGCCTTTGGAATTGACCTCACTTACCAAAAAATTTTGCAAAAGGAAGTCAAATAA
- a CDS encoding YkvI family membrane protein yields MKSGRFMRLITIALAYVGVIVGAGFASGQEAFQYYVAFGREGIFALILSCFFFAMGGYLLLVYGFRYSAEDHRIVFDKISSPIIAKLIDLAINLSLFLIGFVMIAGAGTNLKLIFSLPTWVGSILLTVLLILTAFLDTTKVTQLIGAITPFVLILIIGASIYTLMASPIPFSEALDLAQKAETSLPNWWVSAINYTSLGIMTCVSMAIVIGGNQESSFEAGLGGILGGLVTTILQAAAYITIVGNIQRLDTNEMPMLMVLDDIHPLLGAVMGVVVFGMIFNTAIGMFYPLAKRFSYNQPQRVPKLMIPMVLVGLGLSAFGFTRLVSYVYPFIGYLGVFVFLLLLVQFIRHRDDILHGKVDLDQSKN; encoded by the coding sequence ATGAAGTCAGGACGTTTCATGCGTTTAATTACCATTGCCTTAGCTTATGTCGGGGTGATTGTCGGAGCCGGATTTGCTAGTGGTCAAGAGGCCTTTCAATATTATGTCGCCTTTGGTCGTGAAGGTATTTTTGCTTTAATCTTATCCTGCTTTTTCTTTGCCATGGGCGGCTATTTACTTTTAGTCTATGGTTTTCGTTATTCAGCTGAGGACCACCGCATTGTTTTTGACAAAATCTCTAGCCCTATCATTGCTAAATTGATTGACCTTGCTATCAATTTATCCTTATTTTTAATTGGTTTTGTGATGATTGCCGGAGCAGGAACTAACTTAAAGCTGATTTTCTCCTTGCCCACCTGGGTAGGTAGCATCTTATTGACGGTATTACTGATTCTAACCGCCTTTTTAGATACGACCAAGGTGACCCAATTAATTGGTGCCATTACACCCTTTGTTTTAATCTTAATTATAGGGGCTTCAATCTATACCCTGATGGCTTCACCTATCCCCTTCTCTGAAGCCTTGGACCTGGCCCAAAAAGCAGAAACCTCTCTCCCTAATTGGTGGGTATCTGCCATTAATTATACTTCCCTAGGAATCATGACCTGCGTTTCCATGGCCATTGTGATTGGGGGCAACCAAGAATCTTCCTTTGAAGCGGGACTTGGTGGCATACTTGGTGGCTTGGTGACAACCATTTTACAGGCAGCCGCTTATATTACCATTGTAGGTAATATTCAACGCTTGGATACTAATGAGATGCCTATGCTTATGGTCCTCGATGATATCCATCCCCTGCTGGGCGCTGTTATGGGTGTGGTAGTCTTTGGGATGATCTTCAACACCGCTATCGGTATGTTTTATCCTTTAGCCAAACGCTTCTCCTATAACCAACCTCAACGAGTCCCCAAGCTAATGATTCCGATGGTTCTAGTGGGACTAGGACTTTCTGCTTTCGGATTTACCCGCTTGGTCTCCTATGTTTATCCTTTTATTGGTTATTTGGGTGTCTTCGTTTTCTTGCTCCTCCTAGTTCAGTTCATCCGTCACCGGGACGATATTCTCCACGGCAAGGTTGATTTAGATCAATCTAAAAACTAA